The nucleotide sequence CAGGATCGCGACGCCGTCGTCGTCCCGCTGGTCGAACACCTCGGGAGAGGCCATCACACACTGGCCGGAGGCCACACACTTGGGCTCGTCGAGTTCCACACGCATGGGTTGCTCCTCAGTTCTCGGTACTTGTGGGGGTGTCACCAGGTCACGGGCAGGCACTTCACGCCGTACGCGGTCCCGGTGTGGTTGAACGCCAACTGTTCGACCGGGGCGGCGGGGCTCAGGGTGGGGATGCGCTTGTAGAGCGTGCCGTAGACGACCTGGAGCTCCAGACGGGCCAGGTTCTGGCCCAGGCACTGGTGGGGGCCGTATCCGAACGCGTTGTGCTGGCGGGCGGGGCGGCTCAGGTCCAGTCGCTCGGCCTCGGGGAATGCGTTCGGGTCCCAGTTGGCGGTCTGGAGGTCGAAGAGGATGCCGTCGCCCTTGCGGATGACCTGGCCGCCGATCTCGATGTCGTCCTTGGCCACGCGGCGCAGGCCCGTCTGGACGATGGAGAGGTAGCGCAGCAGTTCGTCGACGGCGCCGTTGATGACCTTCGGGTCGTCGGTCTCGCGCAACACCGCGAGCTGGTCGGGGTGCTCGAACAGGGCGAGGGTCCCGAGGCTGATCATCGTGGCGGTGGTCTCGTGCCCGGCGATCAGCATGGCGACGCCCATGTTGACGGCCTCTTCGTGCGCCATCTCGCCGCTCTTGACCCGGCCGGCCATCTCCGACAGCACGTCGTCGGCCGGCTCGGCGAGCTTCTCCCGGAACAGCGTGTCCAGGTACTGGCCCAGAGCACGGCCGGCCAGGCCCGCCTCCTCCGGCGAGAGGGAGCTGTCGAGGACACGGTTGCTGTTCTCCTGGAAGAACTCGTGGTCCCTGTACGGCACTCCGAGCAGCTCGGCGATGACCAGCGACGGAACGGGCAGGGCCAGAGCGGTCAGCAGGTCGGCCGGGTTGGGGCCGGCCAGCATGGCGTCGATCAGGTCGTCGACGATCTTCTGCACGGCCGGGCGCATCGCCTCGATCCGCTTCACCAGGAACGGCGCGTTGACCGAGCGGCGCAGCCGGGTGTGCTCGGGCGCGTCCGTGTTGGTGATGAGCTTCGGGGTGTGCGGGGCGATGGCCGCCCGGTGGGCGTTGACATGGGGGAAGTCCGGCTCGTGGTCGTCGTTGCTGACGCGCGGGTCCGTGAGCAGGGTCCGCTGGTCGGCGTGGCGGGTGATCAGCCACGGGGTGCTGCCGTTCCAGATCCGCACCTTGGTGATCGGCTGGTCACCGCCGCGCAGCTCCGCCGCGGCGGGCGGCGGTGCGAGCGGGCAGCCCGTCGCCCTGGGCATCGGGTACTCGGGGCACTGTCCGCTCGTGCCGGACGCGGCGTCGGTCAGTGTGTCGGCCATGGTCTCTCCTCGGTGGTGGGGGCTCCGGGGGGAGCGCCGGGGGATGCTTCGAGGGCCTCGATGAGCACATGCAAACAGATCGGTCTGACGGCTGCCGGTCAGTCACCTGACAGAAAGCTGACGTGACCCGGATCACAGTCCGGGGCGTGATGGCCAGTCGCGTGGGGCGAAGATTCGGCCACAACCAGCTTCCACCGGGCATGAGTTGCTGTCCATGGA is from Streptomyces sp. NBC_01314 and encodes:
- a CDS encoding ferredoxin: MRVELDEPKCVASGQCVMASPEVFDQRDDDGVAILLEEHPADDLMDGVREAIAVCPAAAIRLVDQ
- a CDS encoding cytochrome P450; the protein is MADTLTDAASGTSGQCPEYPMPRATGCPLAPPPAAAELRGGDQPITKVRIWNGSTPWLITRHADQRTLLTDPRVSNDDHEPDFPHVNAHRAAIAPHTPKLITNTDAPEHTRLRRSVNAPFLVKRIEAMRPAVQKIVDDLIDAMLAGPNPADLLTALALPVPSLVIAELLGVPYRDHEFFQENSNRVLDSSLSPEEAGLAGRALGQYLDTLFREKLAEPADDVLSEMAGRVKSGEMAHEEAVNMGVAMLIAGHETTATMISLGTLALFEHPDQLAVLRETDDPKVINGAVDELLRYLSIVQTGLRRVAKDDIEIGGQVIRKGDGILFDLQTANWDPNAFPEAERLDLSRPARQHNAFGYGPHQCLGQNLARLELQVVYGTLYKRIPTLSPAAPVEQLAFNHTGTAYGVKCLPVTW